A single window of Actinoallomurus bryophytorum DNA harbors:
- a CDS encoding glycoside hydrolase family 88 protein, whose product MNVCWSRGNGWAAAAFAKVLRTLPATRTQEYRDRLTEMAAALRAVQRSDGFLYAGTEVAARAG is encoded by the coding sequence ATGAACGTCTGCTGGTCCCGCGGCAACGGCTGGGCCGCAGCGGCGTTCGCCAAGGTCCTGCGGACGCTGCCGGCCACCCGTACCCAGGAGTACCGCGACCGGCTGACCGAGATGGCGGCCGCGCTGCGCGCGGTGCAGCGCTCGGACGGCTTCCTGTACGCGGGTACCGAGGTGGCCGCGCGGGCCGGCTGA
- a CDS encoding ribosomal protein L7/L12, with product MTSWLSLLGFAIIAGAALTSSFMSARTPSLDRRLARIERQLGLIMKRLEIEEPTSDLPGVVAELEQGNKIKAIKTYREETGAGLAEAKASVETIAKERGL from the coding sequence ATGACCTCTTGGTTGTCACTGCTCGGTTTCGCCATAATCGCCGGCGCCGCGCTGACGTCATCGTTCATGTCGGCGCGGACCCCGTCACTGGACAGACGCCTGGCACGGATCGAACGGCAGCTCGGTCTGATCATGAAGCGGCTGGAGATCGAAGAACCCACGTCGGACCTTCCCGGCGTGGTGGCGGAGCTCGAACAGGGCAACAAGATCAAGGCGATCAAGACCTACCGGGAGGAGACCGGCGCCGGCCTGGCGGAGGCCAAGGCGTCGGTCGAGACGATCGCGAAAGAGCGCGGCCTGTGA
- the ureG gene encoding urease accessory protein UreG, with protein sequence MGLDHGHDPHEARPHRALRLGIGGPVGSGKTALTAALCRLLRGELALAVVTNDIYTTEDADFLRRNAVLDDDRIMAVRTGCCPHTAIRDDISANLDAVESLEERHGPLDLVIVESGGDNLTATFSRGLADRQIFVLDVSGGDKVPRKGGPGVTTADLLVVNKTDLAPLVGADLGVMARDAGRVRNGLPIAFTSLRERPDVPEVADWVREVVGARAPA encoded by the coding sequence ATGGGACTCGACCATGGCCACGACCCGCACGAGGCACGGCCGCACCGTGCGCTCCGGCTCGGCATCGGCGGGCCGGTCGGCAGCGGCAAGACCGCACTGACCGCGGCGCTGTGCCGGCTGCTGCGCGGCGAGCTCGCCCTGGCCGTGGTCACCAACGACATCTACACGACCGAGGACGCCGACTTCCTGCGCCGTAACGCGGTGCTCGACGACGACCGGATCATGGCGGTACGCACCGGCTGCTGCCCGCACACGGCGATCCGCGACGACATCTCCGCCAACCTCGACGCCGTCGAGTCGCTGGAGGAGCGCCACGGGCCGCTCGACCTGGTCATCGTCGAGAGCGGCGGGGACAACCTGACCGCGACGTTCAGCCGTGGGCTGGCCGACCGGCAGATCTTCGTGCTGGACGTCTCGGGCGGCGACAAGGTGCCGCGCAAGGGCGGACCGGGGGTGACGACAGCCGACCTGCTCGTGGTGAACAAGACCGACCTCGCGCCGCTGGTCGGCGCCGACCTCGGCGTGATGGCCCGCGACGCCGGACGCGTGCGGAACGGCCTGCCGATCGCGTTCACGTCGCTGCGGGAGCGGCCGGACGTCCCCGAGGTGGCGGACTGGGTGCGCGAGGTCGTCGGGGCACGGGCCCCGGCGTGA
- a CDS encoding cysteine hydrolase family protein, whose amino-acid sequence MTTTALLVMDLQKGIVGRVQDPGYVPRLVRAVEGAREAGVPVLHVVVGFRPGHPEASDRNKTFGALPPDAFTEDDPGAAIHDDVAPRPGELVITKRRISAFAGSDLELVLRSGGFDHLVLTGVATSGVVLSTLRQAADLDYRLTVLADGCYDPDAEVHRVLTEKVFPRQAGVTTIDDWTKSLA is encoded by the coding sequence ATGACCACCACCGCCCTGCTCGTGATGGACCTCCAAAAAGGCATCGTCGGCCGCGTCCAGGACCCCGGCTACGTGCCGCGCCTGGTCCGCGCGGTCGAGGGCGCGAGGGAGGCGGGTGTTCCCGTCCTCCACGTCGTCGTCGGCTTCCGCCCCGGCCACCCGGAGGCGAGCGACCGCAACAAGACCTTCGGCGCCCTGCCGCCGGACGCCTTCACCGAGGACGATCCCGGTGCCGCCATCCACGACGACGTCGCGCCCCGGCCGGGCGAACTCGTGATCACCAAGCGGCGGATCAGCGCGTTCGCGGGCAGCGACCTGGAGCTGGTCCTGCGGTCCGGCGGGTTCGACCACCTCGTCCTGACCGGCGTCGCCACGAGCGGCGTCGTCCTGTCCACCCTGCGCCAGGCCGCGGACCTGGACTACCGGCTGACCGTCCTGGCCGACGGCTGCTACGACCCCGACGCGGAGGTCCACCGGGTCCTCACCGAGAAGGTGTTCCCCCGGCAGGCCGGCGTCACCACCATCGACGACTGGACGAAGTCCCTCGCCTGA
- a CDS encoding urease subunit alpha, producing the protein MTEISRSRYAQLYGPTAGDRVRLADTDLFIEVTEDWSRGAGAGDEAVFGGGKVIRESMGQGMATRAEGAPDLVITGVVVLDHWGVVKADVGVRDGRVVALGKAGNPDTMDGVHPGLVIGPSTEILAGNGKILTAGAVDSHVHLICPQLVDEALGAGVTTLIGGGTGPAEGTKATTVTPGSWYLSRMLEAMDSFPVNVALLGKGNTVSEEAMWEALRGGASGFKLHEDWGSTPAAINACLRVADASGVQVALHTDTLNEAGYVESTLDAIDGRSIHAYHTEGAGGGHAPDIITVASHPNVLPSSTNPTRPHTVNTLDEHLDMLMVCHHLNPSVPEDLAFAESRIRPTTMAAEDVLHDLGAISMIGSDSQAMGRIGETVIRTWQTAHVMKGHRGGLDDNLRARRYVAKYTICPAIAHGLDAEVGSVETGKLADLVLWDPAFFGVRPHVVIKGGMIAWGQMGDANASIPTPQPVFPRPMWGATAAPAISVHFVAPAALEDGLADRLDVRRRLVAVKDTRRLGKADMPLNDALPKIKVDPDTFTVSVDGDEVEPAPASVLPMAQRYFLF; encoded by the coding sequence ATGACTGAGATCTCACGCTCCCGCTACGCCCAGCTGTACGGCCCGACCGCCGGCGACCGCGTACGGCTCGCCGACACCGACCTGTTCATCGAGGTCACCGAGGACTGGAGCCGGGGCGCCGGGGCCGGCGACGAGGCGGTCTTCGGTGGTGGCAAGGTGATCCGCGAGTCGATGGGCCAGGGCATGGCGACCCGCGCCGAGGGCGCCCCCGACCTGGTCATCACCGGGGTCGTGGTCCTGGACCACTGGGGTGTGGTCAAGGCCGACGTCGGCGTGCGCGACGGCCGTGTCGTGGCGCTCGGCAAGGCCGGCAACCCCGACACCATGGACGGCGTCCATCCCGGCCTGGTCATCGGCCCGTCGACCGAGATCCTCGCCGGCAACGGCAAGATCCTCACCGCCGGCGCGGTCGACTCCCACGTCCACCTGATCTGCCCGCAGCTGGTCGACGAGGCGCTGGGCGCCGGGGTGACCACGCTGATCGGCGGAGGTACCGGGCCCGCCGAGGGGACCAAGGCCACGACGGTCACGCCCGGGTCCTGGTACCTGTCCCGGATGCTGGAGGCGATGGACTCCTTCCCCGTCAACGTCGCGCTGCTCGGCAAGGGCAACACGGTCTCGGAGGAGGCCATGTGGGAGGCGCTGCGCGGCGGCGCGTCAGGGTTCAAGCTGCACGAGGACTGGGGGTCGACGCCGGCCGCGATCAACGCGTGCCTCCGCGTCGCCGACGCCTCCGGTGTGCAGGTCGCGCTGCACACCGACACGCTCAACGAGGCGGGCTACGTCGAGTCGACGCTCGACGCCATCGACGGCCGGTCGATCCACGCGTACCACACCGAGGGGGCGGGCGGCGGGCACGCGCCGGACATCATCACGGTCGCCTCGCACCCGAACGTCCTGCCCTCCTCGACCAACCCGACCCGGCCGCACACCGTGAACACGCTCGACGAGCACCTCGACATGCTCATGGTCTGCCACCACCTCAACCCGTCGGTGCCCGAGGACCTGGCGTTCGCCGAGTCACGGATCCGCCCGACGACCATGGCGGCCGAGGACGTCCTGCACGACCTCGGCGCGATCTCGATGATCGGCTCGGACTCCCAGGCGATGGGCCGGATCGGCGAGACCGTCATCCGCACCTGGCAGACGGCGCACGTGATGAAGGGTCACCGCGGCGGCCTGGACGACAACCTGCGCGCACGGCGCTACGTCGCGAAGTACACGATCTGCCCCGCCATCGCGCACGGCCTGGACGCGGAGGTCGGCTCGGTCGAGACGGGCAAGCTCGCCGACCTGGTCCTGTGGGACCCGGCGTTCTTCGGGGTACGGCCGCACGTGGTGATCAAGGGCGGCATGATCGCCTGGGGGCAGATGGGCGACGCGAACGCCTCCATCCCCACGCCTCAGCCGGTGTTCCCCCGCCCGATGTGGGGCGCGACCGCGGCACCGGCGATCTCGGTGCACTTCGTCGCTCCCGCCGCCCTGGAGGACGGGCTCGCCGACCGCCTCGACGTACGCCGCAGGCTCGTGGCGGTCAAGGACACCCGGCGGCTGGGCAAGGCGGACATGCCGCTCAACGACGCGCTGCCCAAGATCAAGGTCGACCCCGACACGTTCACGGTGTCCGTCGACGGCGACGAGGTCGAGCCCGCTCCCGCGTCCGTACTGCCCATGGCCCAGCGTTACTTCCTGTTCTGA
- a CDS encoding urease subunit gamma, with translation MLITPHEQERLLIHVAAGLARERRDRGLRLNHPEATAIIAAYVLEGARDGRGVADLMEAGRTVLTREDVMEGIPEMLESVQIEATFPDGTKLVTVHRPIP, from the coding sequence GTGCTGATCACCCCGCATGAGCAGGAGCGCCTGCTGATTCACGTGGCGGCCGGCCTCGCCCGCGAGCGCCGGGACCGAGGGCTGCGACTCAACCATCCCGAAGCGACCGCGATCATCGCCGCGTACGTCCTGGAGGGCGCGCGAGACGGGCGGGGGGTCGCCGACCTGATGGAGGCGGGCCGGACCGTGCTCACCCGCGAGGACGTGATGGAGGGGATCCCGGAGATGCTGGAGTCGGTCCAGATCGAGGCGACCTTCCCCGACGGCACCAAGCTCGTCACGGTCCATCGGCCGATCCCATGA
- a CDS encoding urease accessory protein UreF → MTGPPANAALLLLADSRLPAGGHAHSGGLEPAATAGAVRDLATLADFLRGRLATAGLVAAGLAAASVSGDRAALDAEADARTPSPAQRRASRAQGRALLRAARAAWPHPDLDGLTAPHHPVVLGAVVHVVGGDAGQAAAIAAYASVTGPASAAVRLLGLDPLGVQRVLADLAVRIDAVAASAAETVRAGGLPAASAPALDLLAEIHQQADLRLFES, encoded by the coding sequence ATGACGGGCCCGCCGGCGAACGCCGCGCTGCTGCTGCTCGCCGACTCGCGGCTCCCCGCGGGCGGGCACGCGCACTCGGGCGGGCTCGAACCGGCCGCCACCGCCGGAGCCGTACGCGACCTGGCGACTCTCGCGGACTTCCTGCGCGGCCGGCTGGCCACGGCGGGCCTGGTCGCCGCCGGGCTGGCCGCGGCGTCGGTGTCCGGAGACCGGGCGGCGCTCGACGCCGAGGCGGACGCGCGTACGCCGTCGCCCGCGCAGCGGAGGGCGTCGCGTGCCCAGGGACGCGCGCTGCTCCGTGCCGCGCGCGCCGCCTGGCCGCATCCCGACCTGGACGGGCTCACCGCACCCCATCACCCGGTCGTGCTCGGCGCGGTCGTCCACGTCGTGGGCGGTGACGCCGGGCAGGCCGCGGCGATCGCGGCGTACGCGTCGGTGACCGGGCCCGCGTCGGCGGCGGTACGCCTGCTGGGCCTCGATCCGCTCGGTGTCCAGCGCGTGCTCGCCGACCTCGCCGTACGGATCGACGCGGTCGCGGCATCGGCGGCCGAGACCGTACGTGCGGGCGGGCTGCCCGCGGCGTCCGCGCCCGCCCTCGACCTGCTCGCCGAAATCCATCAGCAGGCGGATCTCCGCCTGTTCGAATCCTGA
- a CDS encoding urease subunit beta: MIPGEFETGGSTVELNPGRPRTTLTVVNTGDRPVQIGSHYHFAQANDALEFDRQAADGHRLDVPAGTAVRFEPGITREVSLVPFAGLGVVPGLRDD; encoded by the coding sequence ATGATCCCCGGCGAGTTCGAGACGGGCGGGAGCACGGTGGAGCTGAACCCCGGCCGGCCGCGTACGACGCTCACCGTGGTCAACACCGGCGACCGGCCCGTGCAGATCGGTTCGCATTACCACTTCGCCCAGGCCAACGACGCACTGGAGTTCGACCGGCAGGCCGCTGACGGGCACCGGCTCGACGTGCCCGCGGGCACCGCGGTGCGGTTCGAGCCGGGCATCACCCGGGAGGTCTCCTTGGTTCCCTTCGCCGGGCTGGGCGTCGTACCGGGGCTGCGCGATGACTGA
- a CDS encoding L-lactate permease encodes MFRQDLDPTGSPTLSALLALLPLIALLVLLGAFRWKAHWASLVALGVSLVIAVFTFSMPVGQALDAGVFGAALSVLNILWITFNAIWIYNLTVRSGHFAVLRRAFASISDDRRIQAIVIAFSFGALLEALAGGGSPVAICAVMLIAIGFDPLKAAALALIADTAPVAFGGLGNPITILGTTTGLSPDDFGAMAGRQTAILAVFVPFILIGVADGRRGLRQAWPAALTAGLTFGICQFVFSNYWSYKLCDIFAALVSAGAIILLNRVWSPGEATVATPVIAGGSEDVPDAAFERRAGRADSGGDRLKAFAPYIIIVVLFSIAQITSVKTWLTTHGVWTFAWPGLHVLGPKGKPANTAYVLNYLGATGTLLFVSGLLTLVVLRIGPLAGLRTYGKTIRQFGWAIFTILCVFALSYVMNLSGQISSLGVWLAKAGAFFAFLSPVVGWFGVTITGTDAGSNALFGNLQVTAAHQLNVSPTLFGAANTSGGVMAKMISPQNLAVGTAAVGIVGAEGTLFRRVFGWSALLLVLMCLLVWLQSTPVLGWMVP; translated from the coding sequence TTGTTCCGCCAAGACCTCGACCCGACCGGCTCGCCGACCCTCAGCGCGCTCCTGGCCCTGCTGCCACTGATCGCACTGCTCGTCCTCCTCGGCGCGTTCCGCTGGAAGGCGCACTGGGCGAGCCTCGTCGCCCTGGGCGTCTCCCTCGTGATCGCGGTGTTCACGTTCTCTATGCCGGTCGGCCAGGCACTGGACGCGGGTGTCTTCGGCGCGGCGCTGAGCGTCCTGAACATCCTGTGGATCACCTTCAACGCCATCTGGATCTACAACCTGACGGTCAGGTCCGGGCACTTCGCGGTGCTGCGGCGGGCGTTCGCGTCGATCAGCGACGACCGGCGGATCCAGGCGATCGTCATCGCGTTCTCGTTCGGAGCGTTGCTGGAGGCACTGGCCGGCGGCGGCTCACCCGTCGCCATCTGCGCGGTGATGCTCATCGCGATCGGCTTCGACCCGCTCAAGGCGGCCGCGCTCGCGCTGATCGCCGACACCGCGCCGGTCGCGTTCGGCGGGCTCGGCAACCCGATCACCATCCTCGGCACCACGACCGGGCTGAGCCCGGACGACTTCGGGGCGATGGCCGGGCGGCAGACCGCGATCCTCGCGGTGTTCGTGCCGTTCATCCTCATCGGCGTCGCCGATGGCCGCAGGGGGCTGCGTCAGGCGTGGCCGGCCGCGCTGACCGCCGGGCTGACGTTCGGCATCTGCCAGTTCGTCTTCTCCAACTACTGGTCCTACAAGCTGTGCGACATCTTCGCCGCGCTCGTCTCCGCCGGCGCGATCATCCTGCTCAACCGGGTGTGGAGCCCGGGGGAGGCCACCGTCGCGACGCCGGTCATCGCGGGCGGCTCCGAAGACGTGCCCGACGCGGCCTTCGAGCGGCGCGCCGGCCGTGCGGACTCCGGCGGCGACAGGCTCAAGGCGTTCGCGCCGTACATCATCATCGTGGTGCTGTTCTCCATCGCCCAGATCACGTCGGTGAAGACCTGGCTCACCACGCACGGCGTGTGGACCTTCGCCTGGCCCGGCCTGCACGTGCTGGGTCCCAAGGGCAAGCCCGCCAACACCGCGTACGTGCTCAACTACCTCGGCGCGACCGGCACGCTGCTGTTCGTCTCCGGCCTGCTCACCCTCGTCGTCCTGCGGATCGGGCCGCTCGCGGGGCTGAGGACGTACGGGAAGACGATCCGCCAGTTCGGCTGGGCGATCTTCACCATCCTCTGTGTCTTCGCGCTGTCCTACGTCATGAACCTGTCCGGCCAGATCTCCAGCCTCGGCGTGTGGCTCGCCAAGGCGGGCGCGTTCTTCGCGTTCCTGTCACCGGTCGTCGGCTGGTTCGGCGTCACGATCACCGGGACCGACGCCGGGTCGAACGCGCTGTTCGGCAACCTCCAGGTCACCGCGGCGCACCAGCTGAACGTCTCGCCGACGCTCTTCGGAGCGGCGAACACCTCCGGTGGCGTCATGGCCAAGATGATCTCCCCGCAGAACCTCGCGGTCGGTACGGCCGCGGTCGGCATCGTCGGAGCCGAGGGCACGCTGTTCCGCCGCGTGTTCGGCTGGAGCGCGCTGCTGCTGGTCCTGATGTGCCTGCTCGTCTGGCTCCAGTCCACTCCCGTCCTCGGCTGGATGGTGCCCTGA
- the dnaG gene encoding DNA primase: MAGRIRDEDIALVRERSPIDSVVGEYVQLRNAGGGALKGLCPFHDEKSPSFNVSNGLWHCFGCGEGGDAIAFIQKIDHLSFAEAIEHLASKAGIQLRYTEGGYVPGRQKGERTRLVEAHRAAAEYYAEQLMTPAAEIGRRFLSERGFGREEAARFGVGYAPNEWEALVGHLRGRGFSDKELITGGLASQGRRGPIDRFRGRLIWPIRDLTGDVVGFGARRLEERDDGPKYLNTPETPLFKKGSVLYGADLAKKEIARRRQAVIVEGYTDVMACHLAGVGTAIATSGTSFGEEHIKILRRLLMDQDEASGEVIFTFDGDAAGQKAALRAFESEHKFAAQTFVAVQPDGLDPCDLRMKHGDAAVRDLVASRVPLFRFAIRATIEKYDLDTTEGRLAAIDAASPIIAGIRDRGMRDRYAIDLDKWTGFLDEQFVLQRVRDHATRRRGDTRGRRSDAPEAPRTPPVAPTHDPNDPIVRVERETLKLAVQRPALLGPGFDAIPAEALTVPGHAAVRQLIAELGGTAAATGPEWAGRLREAAPNDEVKDLITGLAVEPLRYNGLPDDRYALSQLSRLLEVQVTREIAKLQSKLGRLNPVENQEQYNRMFGDLMALEQQRHALRERGIGTL; the protein is encoded by the coding sequence GTGGCAGGCCGGATCCGCGATGAAGACATCGCCCTCGTACGCGAACGGTCGCCGATCGACTCGGTCGTGGGGGAATACGTCCAGCTTCGCAACGCCGGAGGCGGTGCGCTGAAGGGCCTTTGCCCGTTCCACGACGAAAAGTCGCCCTCCTTCAATGTCTCGAACGGCCTCTGGCACTGCTTCGGCTGCGGCGAGGGCGGCGACGCGATCGCTTTCATCCAGAAGATCGACCACCTGTCCTTCGCCGAGGCGATCGAGCACCTCGCGAGCAAGGCCGGCATCCAGCTCCGCTACACCGAGGGCGGCTACGTCCCCGGACGGCAGAAGGGCGAGCGCACCCGGCTCGTCGAGGCGCACCGGGCGGCCGCGGAATACTACGCCGAGCAGCTCATGACCCCCGCCGCGGAGATCGGCCGCAGGTTCCTGTCCGAGCGCGGGTTCGGCCGCGAGGAGGCGGCGCGGTTCGGCGTCGGCTACGCGCCGAACGAATGGGAGGCGCTGGTCGGCCATCTGCGCGGTCGTGGCTTCAGCGACAAGGAGCTGATCACCGGCGGGCTGGCGAGCCAGGGACGGCGCGGGCCGATCGACCGGTTCCGCGGGCGGCTGATCTGGCCGATCCGCGACCTCACCGGCGACGTGGTCGGGTTCGGCGCCCGCCGGCTCGAGGAGCGCGACGACGGCCCGAAGTACCTCAACACCCCCGAGACCCCGCTGTTCAAGAAGGGGTCGGTGCTGTACGGCGCCGACCTGGCCAAAAAGGAGATCGCCCGACGGCGGCAGGCCGTCATCGTCGAGGGCTACACCGACGTCATGGCCTGCCATCTGGCCGGTGTCGGCACGGCCATCGCCACGTCCGGCACGTCGTTCGGCGAGGAGCACATCAAGATCCTTCGCCGGCTCCTGATGGACCAGGACGAGGCGAGCGGCGAGGTCATCTTCACCTTCGACGGTGACGCGGCGGGCCAGAAGGCGGCGCTGCGGGCGTTCGAGTCCGAGCACAAGTTCGCCGCACAGACGTTCGTGGCCGTGCAGCCGGACGGGCTCGACCCGTGCGACCTGCGGATGAAGCACGGCGACGCCGCGGTGCGCGACCTGGTCGCCTCCCGGGTGCCGCTGTTCAGGTTCGCGATCCGCGCGACCATCGAAAAGTACGACCTCGACACGACCGAGGGCCGCCTCGCCGCCATCGACGCCGCCTCGCCGATCATCGCGGGGATCCGCGACCGCGGCATGCGCGACCGGTACGCCATCGACCTGGACAAGTGGACCGGCTTCCTGGACGAGCAGTTCGTGCTCCAACGGGTACGCGACCACGCCACCCGCCGGCGCGGCGACACCCGTGGCCGCCGGTCCGACGCCCCGGAGGCGCCGCGTACGCCGCCGGTGGCACCCACCCATGACCCGAACGACCCGATCGTGCGGGTCGAGCGCGAGACGCTCAAGCTCGCGGTGCAGCGGCCGGCACTCCTCGGGCCGGGCTTCGACGCCATTCCCGCCGAGGCTCTGACCGTCCCCGGCCACGCCGCCGTACGCCAGCTGATCGCCGAGCTCGGCGGCACGGCCGCCGCGACCGGACCGGAATGGGCCGGCCGGCTGCGCGAGGCCGCGCCGAACGACGAGGTCAAGGACCTGATCACCGGTCTCGCGGTGGAGCCGTTGCGTTACAACGGACTTCCGGATGACCGTTATGCGCTATCTCAGTTGTCCAGATTGCTGGAAGTGCAGGTCACTCGGGAGATCGCGAAGCTGCAGTCCAAACTAGGACGGCTGAATCCGGTCGAGAACCAAGAG
- a CDS encoding urease accessory protein UreD, with protein MSTGFTSRAAVVAERGPGGRTRLSRLRSDGPLALRESGGAVYLVGAGAGPLGGDDLELTVDVGAGACLDIRSAAASLVLPGRRAAVSRLTVRARVGSGARLVFAPEPAIAAAGCDHRAFADVGLEEGAELVWQEEIVLGRHGERPGRYVSRFDVTASGVPLLRHELRVDDDATSAAVLGDAKAVGTVLLAGKNLTPEPYAAEGLAVLPLAGPGVLVTALAADTVRLRNLLERGRSAATGRPAVRT; from the coding sequence GTGAGCACCGGCTTCACGTCGCGCGCTGCCGTGGTGGCCGAGCGCGGTCCCGGCGGGCGGACACGCCTCTCACGACTCCGGTCGGACGGCCCGCTCGCGCTGCGCGAGTCGGGCGGCGCGGTGTACCTGGTCGGGGCGGGCGCGGGACCGCTCGGCGGTGACGACCTGGAGCTGACCGTCGACGTGGGCGCGGGCGCGTGCCTCGACATCCGCTCGGCCGCCGCGTCCCTGGTGCTGCCGGGCCGCCGGGCGGCGGTGTCACGGCTGACCGTACGCGCCCGCGTCGGCTCCGGGGCCCGGCTCGTGTTCGCTCCCGAGCCGGCGATCGCCGCCGCGGGCTGTGACCATCGCGCGTTCGCCGACGTCGGCCTCGAGGAGGGCGCGGAGCTGGTCTGGCAGGAGGAGATCGTGCTCGGCCGCCACGGCGAACGGCCGGGCCGGTACGTCAGCCGTTTCGACGTCACGGCCTCCGGCGTCCCGCTGCTCCGCCACGAGCTGCGCGTCGACGATGACGCGACGAGCGCCGCCGTTCTCGGCGACGCCAAGGCCGTCGGCACCGTGCTGCTGGCCGGGAAGAACCTCACGCCCGAGCCGTACGCCGCCGAGGGGCTCGCCGTGCTGCCCCTCGCCGGCCCGGGAGTGCTGGTGACGGCTCTCGCCGCCGACACCGTACGGCTGCGCAACCTTCTTGAACGGGGCCGCTCGGCCGCGACGGGACGTCCGGCCGTACGGACCTGA
- a CDS encoding ABC transporter ATP-binding protein, with product MTEVVLDAVNKVYPDGFHAVRDLTLRVPDGELFVLLGPSGCGKSTVLRMVAGLEEITSGSLWLSGRLANHLPPRDRDLAMVFQNGALYPHRNVRGNISFPLEVAGENAADSHERIIELSRALGIEETLNRLPSTLSGGQRQRVAMGRALIRQPGIFLMDEPLSNLDAGLRTELRMEIGALVRSVGVTTLYVTHDQTEALTLADRVAILRRGILQDVGTPQQVYDDPATTFTAAFLSAPPINLVRASVRADQNDGVRLGIGGQELHMPWSDPRATALVSRHGSSVTLGIRADALRPDPDGQISGRVRALEFHGHEWLAHVEAGVALVDTEAFRDDEPQQTGQEGEPGLLRRFLRTTGIVAEEAPAAPVPHGGVHRRSDLVFRLESRSGISVGETIRLSIDAERMLLFGEDGRRVDKVER from the coding sequence ATGACCGAAGTCGTCCTAGACGCGGTGAACAAGGTATATCCGGATGGCTTTCACGCGGTCCGTGATCTGACCTTGCGCGTGCCCGACGGGGAGCTGTTCGTCCTGCTCGGCCCGTCCGGATGCGGAAAGTCGACGGTCCTGCGCATGGTCGCCGGGCTGGAGGAGATCACCTCGGGCAGCCTGTGGCTCAGCGGCCGGCTCGCCAACCACCTGCCGCCGCGCGACCGCGACCTCGCCATGGTCTTTCAGAACGGGGCGCTGTACCCGCACCGCAACGTACGCGGCAACATCTCCTTCCCGCTGGAGGTCGCGGGCGAGAACGCCGCCGACTCCCACGAGCGCATCATCGAGCTGTCACGTGCGCTCGGCATCGAGGAGACGCTCAACCGGCTGCCCTCGACGCTGTCCGGTGGCCAGCGCCAGCGGGTCGCGATGGGGCGGGCGCTGATCAGGCAGCCCGGGATCTTCCTCATGGACGAGCCGCTGTCCAACCTCGACGCCGGCCTGCGTACCGAGCTGCGAATGGAGATCGGCGCGCTCGTCCGCTCCGTCGGCGTGACCACTCTCTATGTCACGCACGACCAGACCGAGGCGCTGACCCTCGCCGACCGCGTCGCCATCCTGCGGCGCGGCATCCTGCAGGACGTCGGCACACCGCAGCAGGTCTACGACGACCCGGCCACGACGTTCACCGCGGCGTTCCTGAGCGCCCCGCCGATCAACCTCGTACGCGCCTCGGTCCGCGCCGACCAGAACGACGGGGTCCGGCTCGGCATCGGCGGCCAGGAACTCCACATGCCGTGGTCGGACCCGCGGGCGACGGCGCTGGTCTCCCGGCACGGCTCGTCCGTCACGCTCGGCATCCGCGCGGACGCCCTGCGCCCCGACCCCGACGGGCAGATCTCGGGGCGGGTGCGCGCCCTGGAGTTCCACGGGCACGAATGGCTGGCGCACGTCGAGGCGGGCGTGGCGCTGGTCGACACCGAGGCGTTCCGCGACGACGAGCCGCAGCAGACCGGGCAGGAGGGCGAGCCGGGGCTGCTGCGCCGGTTCCTGCGCACGACCGGGATCGTCGCCGAGGAGGCTCCGGCCGCACCCGTCCCGCACGGCGGCGTCCACCGCCGGTCCGACCTCGTCTTCCGGCTGGAGTCGCGGTCCGGGATCTCGGTCGGCGAGACCATACGCCTGTCCATCGACGCCGAGCGCATGCTGCTGTTCGGCGAGGACGGCCGGCGCGTGGACAAGGTCGAGCGCTGA